One genomic segment of Devosia sp. includes these proteins:
- the raiA gene encoding ribosome-associated translation inhibitor RaiA, with amino-acid sequence MTLRVSGKNMDVGDALRGKAEEHFAAVVGKYFDGGYDGHLTLTPDGIGFRADCVVHLDSGAMLQASAQGGDATSAYEVMALNIEKRLRRYNRKLKQHRRGANGSDDVTAQYTVLGASDGLDELDADYAPPVVAETTKSLRAMSVEEAVMELDLSGQQVVMFRHAGHGGLNVVYRRADGNIGWIDPALGSN; translated from the coding sequence ATGACCCTACGCGTTTCGGGAAAGAACATGGATGTTGGCGATGCCCTCAGGGGCAAGGCGGAGGAACACTTCGCTGCCGTCGTCGGAAAGTATTTCGACGGGGGCTATGATGGCCATCTCACCCTGACCCCGGACGGCATCGGATTTCGCGCCGATTGCGTGGTGCACCTCGATTCGGGGGCCATGCTGCAGGCCAGCGCGCAGGGTGGCGATGCCACCAGTGCCTATGAAGTCATGGCGCTCAATATCGAAAAGCGCCTGCGGCGCTATAATCGCAAGCTCAAGCAGCACCGCCGCGGCGCCAATGGCAGCGACGACGTGACGGCCCAATATACCGTTCTGGGGGCCAGCGACGGGCTGGACGAGCTCGACGCTGACTATGCGCCTCCGGTGGTGGCAGAGACGACCAAGAGCCTGCGCGCCATGAGCGTTGAGGAAGCGGTCATGGAACTCGACCTCAGTGGACAACAGGTTGTGATGTTCCGCCACGCTGGACATGGCGGGCTGAATGTGGTCTATCGCCGCGCCGATGGCAATATTGGCTGGATCGATCCTGCCCTGGGCAGCAACTGA
- the rpoN gene encoding RNA polymerase factor sigma-54: MALSPRLEFRQSQTLTLTPQLMQSIRLLQLSHLELSAFVDAELLRNPLLEREEGGPDEVEPAEPVERGVELSAYEDTVAQGERIKDADQIADGYDTSVDNVFPDSGPGELGVHRGPDRNGSFESGEAPDLDQFVAARPLLSEHLEAQANMLLRVPADRLIAQHLIDGLNEAGYLTIELDSVADLLGAELADVEAVLEVLQGCEPAGIFARSVGECLSIQLRERDRLDPMMARLIDNLGLLAEHNMAGLLKAVGCDREDLADMLGELRLLDPKPGLAFDSSPIDAVVPDVFVRPGPDGGWVVELNSDVLPRVLVNRSYYATVTKKTRDAAEKTFLSDCLATANWLTKSLDQRAQTITKVAAEIVRQQDGFLVHGISHLKPMTLKMVAEAIDMHESTVSRVTASKYMATPRGLYEMKYFFTTAIASADGSADHSAEAVRHRIRQLIDAEPANDILSDDTIAEVLRKEQGIDVARRTVAKYREGMNIPSSVIRRRQKKELASIA, encoded by the coding sequence ATGGCGCTTTCGCCACGGCTCGAATTTCGTCAGTCACAGACCCTGACATTGACGCCGCAGCTGATGCAATCCATCCGGCTGCTGCAGTTGAGCCATCTTGAACTCAGCGCCTTCGTCGATGCCGAATTGCTGCGCAATCCGCTACTCGAGCGCGAGGAGGGCGGTCCGGACGAGGTCGAGCCGGCCGAACCCGTCGAGCGCGGGGTCGAGCTCAGTGCCTATGAAGACACCGTCGCCCAGGGTGAGCGGATCAAGGATGCCGACCAGATCGCCGATGGCTATGACACCTCGGTCGACAATGTGTTTCCCGATTCGGGACCTGGTGAACTCGGAGTGCATCGTGGGCCGGACCGCAATGGCAGCTTTGAAAGCGGAGAGGCCCCTGATCTCGACCAGTTCGTCGCGGCGCGCCCGCTCCTGTCCGAACACCTCGAAGCCCAGGCCAATATGCTGCTGCGGGTGCCGGCCGATCGGCTGATCGCCCAGCACCTGATCGATGGCCTCAACGAAGCCGGGTACCTGACCATCGAGCTGGATTCTGTCGCTGACCTGCTCGGCGCGGAACTGGCCGATGTCGAGGCGGTGCTGGAGGTGCTGCAGGGCTGCGAGCCGGCCGGCATTTTTGCCCGCTCGGTTGGCGAGTGCCTCTCCATACAATTGCGCGAGCGCGACCGCCTCGACCCGATGATGGCGCGGCTGATCGACAATCTGGGCCTATTGGCCGAGCACAATATGGCCGGCCTGCTCAAGGCCGTGGGCTGTGATCGCGAAGACCTGGCGGACATGCTGGGCGAATTGCGCCTGCTCGACCCCAAGCCGGGCCTTGCCTTCGATTCAAGCCCGATCGATGCGGTGGTGCCCGATGTCTTCGTACGGCCCGGACCGGATGGAGGCTGGGTGGTGGAGCTCAACAGCGATGTCCTGCCCCGGGTGCTGGTCAATCGCAGTTATTATGCCACGGTCACCAAAAAGACCCGCGATGCCGCCGAAAAGACCTTCCTGTCGGATTGCCTGGCCACGGCGAACTGGCTCACCAAGAGCCTCGACCAGCGGGCCCAGACCATCACCAAGGTCGCCGCCGAGATCGTGCGCCAGCAGGACGGGTTCCTGGTGCACGGGATTTCCCACCTCAAGCCGATGACCCTGAAAATGGTGGCGGAAGCCATCGACATGCACGAATCGACGGTCTCGCGGGTAACGGCCAGCAAGTATATGGCGACCCCGCGCGGCCTCTATGAGATGAAGTACTTCTTCACCACCGCCATCGCCTCGGCCGATGGCAGTGCCGATCATTCGGCCGAAGCGGTCCGCCATCGCATCCGCCAGCTGATCGATGCCGAACCGGCCAATGACATCCTCTCCGACGACACCATTGCCGAGGTGCTGCGCAAGGAGCAGGGGATCGACGTGGCGCGGCGCACCGTGGCCAAATATCGCGAGGGCATGAATATCCCCTCATCGGTCATCCGGCGGCGCCAGAAGAAGGAACTGGCCTCCATCGCCTGA
- the lptB gene encoding LPS export ABC transporter ATP-binding protein — protein MSDASSPRTRIDQTGWLVAHGLAKSFGRRSVVHDVSLAVRRGEAVGLLGPNGAGKTTVFTMIMGLVKPDTGKILLDGAAITHLPLFQRGQLGIGYLPQEPSIFRGLSVAGNIMAVLENHVRGRAERKLRLEALLDEFSIAHLAKSNALALSGGERRRVEIARALAADPVFMLLDEPFAGVDPIAVAEVKGLVRQLTQRGIGVLITDHAVRETLGLVDRAYLIHGGKVMIQGKPETITADPEARRVYLGDTFSI, from the coding sequence ATGAGTGACGCATCTTCACCCCGCACCCGCATCGACCAGACGGGCTGGCTGGTGGCCCATGGCCTTGCCAAGAGCTTTGGCAGGCGTTCGGTGGTGCACGATGTGTCCCTGGCGGTACGCCGGGGCGAGGCCGTCGGTCTGCTGGGGCCCAATGGCGCCGGCAAGACCACTGTCTTCACCATGATCATGGGGCTGGTCAAACCCGACACGGGAAAGATCCTGCTCGATGGCGCGGCCATCACCCACCTGCCGCTGTTCCAGCGCGGGCAGTTGGGCATCGGCTACCTGCCGCAGGAGCCATCCATCTTTCGTGGCCTCAGCGTTGCCGGCAACATCATGGCGGTGCTTGAGAACCACGTGCGCGGACGGGCCGAACGCAAACTGCGGCTCGAGGCGCTGCTGGACGAATTTTCGATCGCTCATCTCGCCAAATCCAACGCCCTGGCGCTTTCGGGCGGCGAGCGGCGGCGCGTCGAGATCGCCCGGGCGCTGGCCGCCGACCCGGTGTTCATGCTGCTCGATGAGCCCTTTGCGGGTGTCGATCCGATCGCCGTGGCCGAGGTCAAGGGACTGGTGCGGCAATTGACCCAACGCGGCATCGGCGTGCTCATCACCGACCACGCGGTGCGTGAAACGCTGGGGCTGGTCGACCGCGCCTATCTCATCCACGGCGGCAAGGTGATGATCCAGGGCAAGCCCGAGACCATTACCGCCGATCCGGAAGCCCGCCGGGTCTATCTGGGCGACACATTCTCGATCTAG
- a CDS encoding LptA/OstA family protein has translation MIRTALLVPLLLALLAGPALSQTQVEISADQLTVEETRSEAVFTGNVKVVHPTVTVWAPRVVAIYGEGGTSDIESFTASGGVRLKTKDQDATGENAVFTPSDQLLRLTGNVKVTNSSGTVNATELVVNLETDVSTFTGGGGGRVTGVFTSQ, from the coding sequence GTGATCCGCACCGCCCTTCTCGTTCCCCTGCTGCTCGCCCTCCTGGCCGGCCCGGCGCTGTCCCAGACGCAGGTCGAAATCAGTGCCGACCAGCTCACGGTCGAGGAAACCCGCAGCGAGGCGGTGTTTACCGGCAATGTGAAGGTCGTTCATCCAACCGTGACGGTCTGGGCGCCGCGGGTCGTCGCCATCTACGGGGAAGGCGGCACGTCCGATATCGAGAGCTTTACCGCCAGCGGCGGTGTACGCCTCAAGACCAAGGACCAGGACGCCACCGGTGAAAATGCCGTCTTCACCCCCTCGGACCAGCTGCTGCGCCTCACCGGCAATGTGAAGGTCACCAATTCCAGTGGCACGGTGAACGCCACCGAACTCGTAGTGAACCTTGAAACCGATGTGTCGACGTTCACCGGAGGTGGCGGCGGCCGGGTGACCGGGGTGTTCACATCGCAATGA
- a CDS encoding ribonuclease D — translation MAIRVHRGDLPNLSNYGREVAIDTETMGLHPHRDRLCVVQLSPGDGSADVVQIPQDATEAPNLTKLLADPGVTKIFHYARFDVAVLQHRFGVVTGPVYCTKIASKLVRTYTDRHGLKDIVRELLNVDLSKQQQSSDWGGDKLSDAQLDYAASDVLYLHDLKRHLDRMLAREGRTELARECFDFLKTRCALDLLGWEETDIFAHS, via the coding sequence ATGGCAATCAGAGTACATCGCGGCGACCTGCCCAATCTTTCCAACTACGGCCGCGAAGTCGCCATCGACACCGAGACCATGGGCCTTCACCCCCATCGCGACCGGCTCTGCGTGGTTCAGCTTTCTCCCGGCGATGGCAGTGCGGACGTCGTGCAGATTCCCCAGGACGCCACCGAGGCGCCAAACCTGACCAAACTTCTGGCCGATCCCGGTGTCACCAAGATCTTCCACTATGCCCGCTTCGATGTTGCTGTGCTCCAGCACCGGTTCGGGGTGGTGACGGGTCCGGTCTATTGCACCAAGATCGCGTCCAAGCTGGTGCGCACCTATACCGACCGGCACGGGCTCAAGGACATCGTGCGTGAACTGCTGAATGTCGATCTCTCCAAGCAGCAGCAAAGCTCGGACTGGGGTGGGGACAAGCTTTCCGACGCTCAGCTCGATTATGCCGCTTCGGACGTCTTGTACCTGCACGACCTCAAGCGCCACCTCGACCGCATGCTGGCCCGCGAAGGCCGCACTGAATTGGCCCGCGAATGCTTCGACTTCCTCAAGACGCGGTGCGCGCTCGACCTTCTGGGCTGGGAAGAGACCGACATCTTCGCCCATAGCTAG
- the metK gene encoding methionine adenosyltransferase: MARSSYLFTSESVSEGHPDKVCDRISDEIVDMVFREAKKAGMDPAQVRIACETLATTNRVVIAGEVRVPPSLLKKGKDGAVEHDAAGHPKVNPAKFKSAARKAIRAIGYEQDGFHWKTCKIDVLLHGQSADIARGVDENGNKDVGAGDQGIMFGYAARETPELLPAPIYYAHRILSTITDARKANHGPAGQLGPDAKSQVTVRYENGQPVGVTQIVLSTQHLDESLSSEDVRAIVEPYIRSALPEGWIDDATVWHVNPTGKFVVGGPDGDAGLTGRKIIVDTYGGAAPHGGGAFSGKDPTKVDRSAAYAARYLAKNVVAAGLADRATIQLSYAIGVARPLSIYVDLHGTGKVDEADLERALAKVMDLTPRGIRTHLDLNKPIYAKTSAYGHFGRKPGRDGSFSWEKTDLVKALKAAVA; encoded by the coding sequence GTGGCCCGTTCGTCTTATCTGTTCACCTCGGAATCGGTTTCCGAGGGCCATCCCGACAAGGTCTGCGACCGCATCTCCGACGAAATCGTCGACATGGTCTTCCGTGAGGCCAAGAAGGCCGGCATGGATCCCGCCCAGGTGCGCATTGCCTGCGAAACCCTGGCGACGACCAACCGCGTTGTGATTGCCGGGGAGGTGCGCGTTCCGCCATCCCTCCTCAAGAAGGGTAAGGATGGCGCGGTCGAACACGATGCCGCCGGCCACCCCAAGGTCAATCCGGCCAAGTTCAAGTCTGCGGCCCGAAAGGCCATCCGGGCCATTGGCTACGAACAGGACGGCTTCCACTGGAAGACCTGCAAGATCGATGTGCTGCTACACGGCCAGTCGGCCGACATTGCGCGCGGCGTCGATGAAAACGGCAACAAGGATGTCGGTGCCGGCGACCAGGGCATCATGTTCGGCTATGCGGCGCGCGAAACGCCTGAACTGCTGCCCGCACCCATTTACTACGCCCACCGCATCCTCTCCACCATTACCGACGCCCGCAAGGCCAATCATGGCCCTGCCGGCCAGCTTGGCCCCGACGCCAAGAGCCAGGTGACGGTGCGCTACGAAAACGGCCAGCCGGTTGGCGTTACCCAGATCGTGCTCTCCACCCAGCACCTGGACGAAAGCCTGTCCTCCGAGGACGTGCGGGCCATTGTCGAGCCCTATATCCGTTCGGCCCTGCCCGAAGGCTGGATTGACGATGCGACCGTCTGGCACGTCAATCCGACGGGAAAATTCGTGGTCGGCGGACCCGATGGCGATGCCGGCCTGACTGGCCGCAAGATCATTGTCGATACCTATGGCGGCGCTGCGCCCCATGGCGGCGGTGCCTTTTCGGGCAAGGATCCGACCAAGGTCGACCGTTCCGCCGCCTACGCCGCCCGCTACCTCGCAAAGAACGTGGTCGCGGCGGGGCTTGCCGATCGGGCCACCATCCAGCTCAGCTATGCCATCGGCGTCGCCCGGCCGCTGTCGATCTATGTCGACCTGCACGGCACTGGAAAGGTTGATGAGGCCGATCTCGAACGGGCGCTGGCCAAGGTGATGGACCTGACGCCGCGCGGCATTCGCACCCATCTCGATCTCAACAAGCCCATTTATGCCAAGACCTCTGCCTATGGCCATTTCGGCCGCAAGCCGGGACGGGACGGCAGCTTCTCCTGGGAGAAGACCGACCTGGTCAAGGCATTGAAGGCGGCGGTTGCCTAA
- a CDS encoding DUF433 domain-containing protein has protein sequence MSEEAREPIIVSTPGVVGGRPRLQGTRITVQDVLGALAAGDTIDELLVDFPYLMREDISAVLRYAADHVGHQGIAAE, from the coding sequence ATGTCCGAAGAAGCTCGCGAACCCATTATTGTTTCCACGCCGGGCGTGGTCGGTGGACGCCCGCGCCTGCAAGGTACGCGTATCACCGTCCAGGACGTACTGGGGGCACTCGCTGCAGGTGATACGATAGACGAACTTCTCGTAGATTTTCCCTATCTGATGCGCGAAGACATTTCGGCCGTTCTGCGTTATGCCGCCGATCACGTCGGGCATCAGGGCATCGCGGCGGAGTGA
- a CDS encoding DUF5615 family PIN-like protein produces the protein MKFLLDANMPARLADVFIAEGHECVHMEMLLPRYAQDTDIAAIANEMGAVIVSRDADFVHFSRAGLLEGPLVWVRLGNLRRAAIAATLRTRLPAIVRAVHAGETIIVLR, from the coding sequence GTGAAGTTTCTCCTCGACGCAAATATGCCGGCTCGGCTGGCCGATGTGTTCATTGCCGAAGGGCATGAATGCGTACACATGGAGATGCTCTTGCCGCGCTACGCGCAGGACACGGACATTGCCGCGATCGCCAATGAGATGGGCGCGGTCATTGTCAGCCGCGATGCCGACTTCGTTCATTTTTCACGTGCCGGCCTGCTCGAAGGTCCGCTTGTTTGGGTGCGTCTCGGCAATCTGCGGCGTGCAGCTATTGCCGCCACGTTGCGGACGCGCCTCCCAGCCATAGTCCGGGCAGTCCATGCCGGCGAAACTATCATAGTCTTGCGATGA
- the trmB gene encoding tRNA (guanosine(46)-N7)-methyltransferase TrmB, protein MTDHQLPKTRSGEPRAFFGRRSGKKLHGGQKAQVADLLPQVELHLGDGLDPRQIFPDAKRIVIEIGYGGGEHLARKAAEEPGTGFIGCEVFTGGIGKMVQAIEARALTNVRLYTDDALKLLMALPPASVDAVYLLYPDPWPKTRHHKRRFVSPVTLDELARVIRPGGTFFFATDIEDYANWTLAHVLRTEDFVFSPPAPASWHQPYPGWQPTRYEQKARREGRMISFYFSFARS, encoded by the coding sequence ATGACCGACCACCAACTTCCCAAAACCCGCTCCGGCGAGCCGCGTGCCTTTTTCGGACGGCGCTCAGGCAAGAAACTCCATGGCGGGCAGAAGGCGCAGGTGGCAGACCTGCTGCCCCAGGTTGAACTGCATCTTGGGGACGGGCTCGATCCGCGGCAGATTTTTCCCGATGCGAAACGCATCGTGATCGAAATCGGTTATGGCGGCGGCGAACACCTGGCGCGCAAGGCAGCCGAGGAACCCGGTACCGGTTTCATCGGCTGCGAAGTGTTTACCGGCGGCATCGGCAAGATGGTGCAGGCCATCGAGGCGCGGGCGCTCACCAATGTGCGGCTCTATACCGACGATGCGCTCAAGCTGCTCATGGCTCTGCCGCCGGCCAGTGTCGATGCGGTCTATCTCCTCTACCCCGATCCCTGGCCCAAGACGCGTCACCACAAGCGGCGATTTGTCTCTCCGGTGACCCTGGATGAACTGGCGCGCGTCATCCGGCCGGGTGGCACGTTCTTTTTCGCCACCGATATCGAAGACTACGCCAATTGGACGCTTGCCCATGTCCTGCGGACCGAGGATTTCGTCTTTTCGCCGCCGGCCCCGGCCAGCTGGCACCAGCCCTATCCGGGCTGGCAGCCGACCCGCTACGAGCAGAAGGCGCGGCGCGAGGGGCGCATGATCAGTTTCTATTTTTCTTTCGCCCGCAGCTAG
- a CDS encoding helix-turn-helix domain-containing protein — protein sequence MSISAPEGTSSHHMLAVRPSKWTLVVVVQLGEGPRRFGELRRDLGGVSQKTLTAVLRELERDGFVSREAFATIPPRVDYDLTELGRELLELAHGWRHFAMRNRQRVEQARQMFDAAERL from the coding sequence ATGTCCATTTCCGCGCCAGAGGGCACGTCCAGTCACCATATGCTTGCAGTCCGTCCAAGCAAATGGACCCTTGTTGTGGTGGTTCAACTGGGGGAGGGGCCACGCCGCTTCGGCGAGTTGCGCCGCGATCTGGGCGGTGTTTCGCAAAAGACGCTCACCGCCGTTTTGCGGGAACTGGAGCGCGATGGTTTCGTATCGCGCGAGGCCTTTGCGACGATCCCGCCGCGCGTCGACTATGATCTCACCGAGCTCGGGCGGGAACTACTCGAGCTGGCACATGGCTGGCGCCATTTCGCCATGCGCAATCGCCAGCGCGTTGAACAGGCGCGGCAAATGTTCGATGCGGCCGAGCGGCTCTAG
- a CDS encoding FAD-binding oxidoreductase has product MQTSVGIIDVERLTHNVRRYRLERPKGYRFAPGQATEVSLDRDGWQQAKRPFTFTCLPEDDALELTIKSYFDRGGVTNQLWSMGAGDRLILRDAWGTIQFKGPGTFIAGGAGVTPFIAILRDLNARGKIAGNRLIVSNQTEKDFILRDEFEAMDGLEVIWTVTGDPKSDLLQERIDADFIGRHVTDFGQSFYLCGPDSMVKGLRDLLQDAGADVGNVTWEK; this is encoded by the coding sequence ATGCAGACCAGCGTTGGCATCATCGATGTTGAAAGGCTCACCCACAATGTGCGCCGCTACCGGCTGGAACGGCCCAAGGGTTATCGTTTCGCACCCGGGCAGGCGACCGAAGTCAGCCTGGATCGCGACGGCTGGCAGCAGGCAAAGCGCCCCTTCACCTTCACCTGCCTGCCAGAGGACGACGCGCTGGAGCTGACCATCAAGAGCTATTTCGATCGTGGCGGCGTCACCAACCAGTTGTGGTCGATGGGCGCGGGCGATCGCCTCATCCTGCGCGATGCCTGGGGCACCATTCAGTTCAAGGGGCCGGGCACCTTCATTGCCGGCGGCGCCGGTGTCACCCCCTTCATCGCCATCCTGCGCGATCTCAACGCCAGGGGAAAAATCGCCGGCAACCGCCTGATCGTCTCCAACCAGACGGAAAAGGACTTTATCCTGCGCGATGAATTCGAGGCCATGGACGGTCTGGAGGTGATCTGGACCGTGACCGGCGACCCGAAATCCGACCTGTTGCAGGAGCGGATCGATGCCGATTTCATAGGGCGGCACGTCACCGATTTCGGGCAGAGTTTCTACCTCTGCGGTCCGGACTCCATGGTCAAGGGGCTTCGCGACCTGCTGCAGGATGCCGGCGCCGATGTCGGCAACGTCACTTGGGAAAAATAG
- the rimP gene encoding ribosome maturation factor RimP: MPFDLAEKRYIKETGLEARIARIVEPVANDLGFALVRVKVTPENGCTLQIMAEDEHGRFNITDCENLSKDLSPVLDVEDPIDREYHLEVSSPGIDRPLVRKRDYERFIGHEAKVELLDMVNGRKRFRGDIFAVDDEGVTIRLPDAPGGTDPDHKLVFGTIAEAKLVMTDKLMDMARADQELHPIDDDETETVEYADADNDDLADDPETGTVEDTAANDDNLSEEKN; encoded by the coding sequence ATGCCTTTCGACCTCGCCGAAAAGCGCTATATCAAGGAAACCGGGCTTGAAGCCCGCATCGCTCGCATTGTCGAGCCGGTGGCCAATGATCTTGGCTTTGCGCTGGTGCGCGTCAAGGTGACGCCGGAAAACGGCTGTACCCTGCAGATCATGGCCGAAGATGAACACGGCCGGTTCAACATTACCGATTGCGAGAACCTGTCGAAGGACCTCTCGCCGGTCCTCGACGTGGAAGACCCGATCGACCGCGAATATCACCTGGAGGTTTCCTCCCCCGGCATCGACCGTCCGCTGGTGCGCAAGCGCGACTATGAGCGGTTCATCGGCCACGAAGCCAAGGTCGAGCTGCTGGACATGGTCAATGGCCGCAAGCGCTTCCGCGGCGACATCTTTGCCGTGGACGACGAGGGCGTGACCATCCGGCTGCCCGACGCGCCGGGCGGCACCGACCCGGACCACAAGCTGGTTTTTGGAACCATTGCCGAGGCCAAGCTGGTCATGACCGACAAGCTCATGGATATGGCCCGCGCCGACCAGGAACTGCATCCCATCGACGACGACGAGACCGAAACGGTCGAATATGCCGACGCCGACAACGACGATCTAGCCGACGACCCGGAGACCGGAACGGTCGAGGACACGGCGGCAAACGACGACAATCTCTCTGAGGAGAAAAACTAA
- the nusA gene encoding transcription termination factor NusA has protein sequence MAVSANRLELLQIADAVAREKNIDRMVVIEAMQDAMEKAAKGRYGAETEIKVEINPRSGETRMWRLLEIVEEVEEPSRQVNLKLAQVKNPTAKIGDFLTEPLPPMEFGRIAAQSAKQVIVQKVRDAERDKMFEEYSGRVGEIVNGSVKRVEYGNVIVDLGRGEAIIRRDELIPREMFRYGDRVRAYIYDVRREQRGPQIFLSRTHPQFMAKLFMQEVPEIYDGVITIRSIARDPGSRAKIAVTSNDSSIDPVGACVGMRGSRVQAVVAELQGEKIDIIPWTDNIADLVVSALQPADVAKVVLDEQAERIEVVVPDEQLSLAIGRRGQNVRLASQLIGWDIDILTEQEESERRQKEFTERSTLFMEALDVDEMVAQLLASEGFSSVEELAYIEPGEIASIDGFDEETAGEIQNRAAEYLAEIERKFDEDRTKLGVEDDLYEIAGLNAAMLVALGKDDIKSVEDFAGCAADDLVGWTERKDGETKRYEGTFKDFPVSREEAEDMIMQARIKAGWISAEDLPQPEDGEGYAEEEAV, from the coding sequence ATGGCCGTTAGTGCGAACCGCCTTGAGCTGCTGCAGATTGCTGACGCTGTCGCGCGCGAAAAGAACATCGACCGCATGGTGGTGATCGAGGCGATGCAGGATGCCATGGAAAAGGCCGCCAAGGGCCGCTATGGCGCCGAGACCGAAATCAAGGTCGAGATCAATCCGCGCTCCGGCGAAACCCGCATGTGGCGCCTGCTCGAGATCGTCGAGGAGGTCGAGGAGCCGTCCCGCCAGGTCAATCTCAAGCTGGCCCAGGTCAAGAACCCGACGGCAAAGATCGGCGATTTCCTGACCGAGCCGCTGCCGCCCATGGAATTCGGCCGCATCGCCGCCCAGTCGGCCAAGCAGGTCATTGTCCAGAAGGTGCGTGACGCCGAACGCGACAAGATGTTCGAGGAATATTCCGGCCGCGTCGGCGAGATCGTCAATGGCTCGGTCAAGCGCGTCGAATATGGCAATGTCATCGTCGATCTGGGCCGTGGCGAAGCCATTATCCGCCGCGACGAACTGATCCCGCGCGAAATGTTCCGCTATGGCGATCGTGTCCGCGCCTATATCTACGACGTGCGCCGCGAACAGCGCGGCCCGCAGATTTTCCTCTCGCGCACGCATCCGCAGTTCATGGCCAAGCTGTTCATGCAGGAAGTGCCGGAAATCTACGATGGTGTCATCACCATCCGCTCGATTGCCCGCGATCCAGGCTCGCGCGCCAAGATCGCCGTCACCTCCAATGATTCTTCGATCGATCCGGTCGGCGCCTGCGTGGGTATGCGTGGTAGCCGCGTTCAGGCAGTGGTTGCCGAACTCCAGGGCGAAAAGATCGACATCATTCCCTGGACCGACAACATCGCCGACCTCGTCGTGTCCGCCCTGCAGCCGGCCGATGTCGCCAAGGTGGTGCTGGACGAACAGGCCGAGCGCATCGAAGTCGTGGTGCCTGATGAACAGCTTTCGCTCGCCATCGGCCGTCGCGGCCAGAATGTGCGCCTGGCGAGCCAGCTCATCGGCTGGGATATCGATATCCTGACCGAGCAGGAAGAAAGCGAACGCCGCCAGAAGGAATTCACCGAGCGCTCCACCCTGTTCATGGAAGCCCTCGACGTCGACGAGATGGTTGCCCAGCTCCTGGCCTCGGAAGGCTTCTCCTCGGTTGAGGAACTGGCCTATATCGAGCCGGGCGAAATCGCCTCCATCGATGGTTTCGACGAAGAAACCGCCGGCGAAATCCAGAACCGTGCCGCCGAATACCTGGCCGAGATCGAGCGCAAGTTCGACGAGGACCGCACCAAGCTGGGTGTCGAGGACGACCTCTACGAGATTGCTGGCCTCAATGCCGCCATGCTGGTGGCGCTGGGCAAGGACGATATCAAGTCGGTCGAGGACTTCGCCGGCTGTGCCGCCGACGATCTGGTCGGCTGGACCGAACGCAAGGATGGCGAAACCAAGCGCTACGAAGGCACTTTCAAGGACTTCCCGGTCAGCCGCGAAGAAGCCGAGGATATGATCATGCAGGCCCGTATCAAGGCCGGCTGGATCAGCGCCGAAGACCTGCCCCAGCCCGAAGACGGCGAAGGCTATGCCGAGGAGGAGGCGGTCTAA
- a CDS encoding RNA-binding protein: MTRTCALTRVEKPVEALVRFVVGPDDVLVPDVDARAEGRGVWITLSHAAVAEAVRKKAFARSLKAPVQVSEDLAELTRLRLEQRLTSALGMARKAGQFLTGATKVKSALESGDAIALITATDAAADGRNKMLGTLRALNHARREAGLTGPDVPHFESLSSAQMGLALGLENVIHAALTTGAAAQSAVEKATRLARYNAQSMEEHTDRNAASGVLLPAEQDERR; encoded by the coding sequence ATGACAAGGACCTGTGCCTTGACCCGGGTTGAAAAACCGGTCGAGGCATTGGTGCGTTTTGTCGTCGGTCCCGACGACGTGCTCGTGCCCGATGTGGATGCGCGGGCCGAAGGGCGGGGCGTGTGGATCACGCTGAGCCATGCGGCGGTTGCCGAGGCGGTACGCAAGAAGGCCTTTGCCCGCAGCCTCAAGGCGCCGGTGCAGGTGAGCGAAGACCTCGCCGAATTGACGCGGCTACGCCTCGAACAGCGGCTGACCTCGGCTCTGGGCATGGCCCGCAAGGCCGGGCAGTTCCTGACCGGGGCCACCAAGGTCAAGAGCGCGCTCGAAAGCGGCGACGCCATCGCCCTCATCACCGCAACCGATGCGGCGGCCGACGGGCGCAACAAGATGCTGGGCACGCTCAGGGCCCTTAACCATGCGCGGCGCGAGGCTGGTTTGACCGGCCCGGACGTGCCGCATTTCGAATCGCTCTCAAGTGCGCAAATGGGTTTGGCACTTGGGCTCGAAAATGTGATACATGCTGCCCTAACGACCGGGGCGGCAGCCCAATCGGCGGTGGAAAAGGCCACGAGACTGGCCCGATACAACGCCCAATCGATGGAAGAGCACACCGACCGCAATGCGGCGTCCGGTGTGCTTTTGCCCGCGGAACAGGACGAAAGACGATAG